One stretch of Streptomyces hygroscopicus DNA includes these proteins:
- a CDS encoding methylmalonyl-CoA mutase, producing the protein MTVLPDGLPLADDFPEVTRDQWRHLVEGVLRKTGTSDAVGAEAEAALATALEDGITVHPLYTAEDAPQDAGFPGFAPFVRGGRAEGSAVSGWDVRQRHAHPDPARTNQAILADLENGAGSVWLAAGAAGVPVDGLPEALKGVYLDLAPVALDAGADFEDAARALLRLYAGREVPPGAALGNLGADPLGLAARTGRDDGLAGQLAAAADLAGSCHRDHPGVTAFAVDALPYHEAGAGAAQELGCSLAAAVAYLRTLTEAGLSVEAACAQLEFRYAATADQFLTIAKLRAARRLWARVAQACGAPSQARAQRQHAVTSPVMMTRRDPWVNMLRTTVATLAAGVGGADAVTVLPFDSAIGLPDDFARRIARNTSTILLEESQLARVIDPAGGSWYVEKLTDDVARAAWAWFQEIERAGGMAAALASGLVRDRLAETWARRGRDLARRKEPITGVSEFPNLAERPVEREPVPEPPSGGLPRVRRDEAYEALRTRADAQLAAEGSRPRIFLAALGPAAAHTARASFAANLFQAGGIEAVHEPATVTAETVAEAFAASGARVACLCSSDKLYAQEAAAVAERLKAAGATRVYLAGRPGTQQDEYERAGVDGFVFAGCDAVEVLTSALNTMGVA; encoded by the coding sequence ATGACGGTCCTGCCCGACGGGCTTCCCCTAGCCGACGATTTCCCTGAAGTGACGCGAGACCAATGGCGCCACCTCGTCGAAGGCGTGCTGCGTAAAACCGGCACATCGGACGCCGTGGGCGCCGAGGCCGAAGCGGCCCTCGCTACCGCGCTCGAGGACGGCATCACCGTCCACCCCCTCTACACCGCCGAAGACGCGCCCCAGGACGCCGGATTCCCCGGCTTCGCGCCCTTCGTGCGCGGCGGCCGGGCCGAGGGCTCCGCCGTATCCGGATGGGACGTACGCCAGCGCCACGCCCACCCCGATCCGGCGCGCACCAACCAGGCGATCCTCGCCGACCTGGAGAACGGCGCCGGCTCGGTCTGGCTCGCGGCCGGCGCGGCCGGGGTGCCCGTGGACGGGCTGCCCGAGGCCCTCAAGGGGGTCTACCTCGACCTCGCCCCCGTCGCCCTCGACGCGGGCGCCGACTTCGAGGACGCCGCCCGCGCCCTGCTGCGGCTCTACGCCGGCCGCGAGGTGCCGCCGGGCGCCGCGCTCGGCAACCTCGGCGCGGACCCGCTGGGGCTCGCGGCCCGTACCGGACGCGACGACGGCCTGGCCGGGCAGCTGGCCGCCGCGGCCGACCTCGCGGGGAGCTGCCACCGCGATCACCCCGGAGTGACGGCCTTCGCCGTGGACGCCCTGCCGTACCACGAGGCGGGCGCCGGGGCGGCCCAGGAGCTCGGCTGCTCCCTCGCCGCCGCGGTGGCGTATCTGCGCACCCTCACCGAGGCCGGGCTGAGCGTCGAAGCCGCCTGCGCCCAGCTTGAGTTCCGCTACGCGGCCACCGCCGACCAGTTCCTCACCATCGCCAAGCTCCGGGCCGCCCGCCGCCTGTGGGCGCGTGTGGCGCAGGCGTGCGGCGCGCCCTCTCAGGCGCGCGCCCAGCGTCAGCACGCGGTGACCTCCCCGGTGATGATGACCCGGCGGGACCCCTGGGTGAACATGCTGCGCACCACCGTCGCCACCCTCGCGGCGGGCGTCGGCGGCGCGGACGCGGTCACCGTGCTGCCCTTCGACAGCGCGATCGGCCTCCCCGACGACTTCGCCCGCCGGATCGCCCGCAACACCTCCACGATCCTGCTGGAGGAGTCGCAGCTGGCCCGGGTGATCGACCCGGCCGGCGGCTCCTGGTACGTCGAGAAGCTGACCGACGACGTCGCCCGCGCCGCCTGGGCCTGGTTCCAGGAGATCGAGCGCGCCGGGGGGATGGCCGCGGCCCTCGCCTCCGGGCTGGTCCGTGACCGGCTCGCCGAAACCTGGGCGCGCCGCGGCCGCGACCTCGCCCGCCGCAAGGAGCCGATCACCGGCGTCAGCGAGTTCCCGAACCTCGCCGAGCGGCCCGTCGAGCGCGAGCCCGTCCCGGAGCCGCCCAGCGGCGGACTGCCGAGGGTGCGCCGCGACGAGGCGTACGAGGCGCTGCGCACCCGCGCCGACGCCCAGCTGGCGGCCGAGGGCAGCCGGCCCAGGATCTTCCTGGCCGCGCTGGGCCCCGCCGCCGCACACACCGCCCGCGCCTCCTTCGCCGCCAACCTCTTCCAGGCGGGCGGGATCGAGGCGGTCCACGAACCCGCCACGGTGACCGCGGAGACGGTCGCCGAGGCGTTCGCCGCCAGCGGCGCCCGCGTGGCCTGCCTGTGCTCCAGCGACAAGCTGTACGCGCAGGAGGCGGCGGCCGTGGCCGAGCGGCTCAAGGCGGCCGGGGCGACCCGGGTCTACCTGGCCGGACGGCCGGGCACACAACAGGATGAGTACGAACGGGCCGGAGTGGACGGATTCGTCTTCGCGGGCTGCGACGCGGTCGAGGTGCTCACCTCGGCTCTGAACACCATGGGGGTGGCGTGA